In Oncorhynchus tshawytscha isolate Ot180627B linkage group LG06, Otsh_v2.0, whole genome shotgun sequence, the following are encoded in one genomic region:
- the LOC112253075 gene encoding homeobox protein HMX2, translating to MSTTEDSGSKCSSAPISSFTIQSILGTSSEKTRSGAKESSKGLQLARKRSLSVSSEDECSGGEDSADCFCSDRGHSEPCNRHQPLNFSCLGSTTGLISVRDGIARRPHLTQPLLQDYKEEQERPCNPMSPISEERQTDGADKQSNSSKKKTRTVFSRSQVYQLESTFDMKRYLSSSERACLASSLQLTETQVKTWFQNRRNKWKRQLSAELEAANMAHASAQTLVGMPLVFRDSSLLRVPVPRSIAFPTPLYYPGSSLPGLPLYNLYNKIEY from the exons ATGAGTACCACAGAAGACAGCGGAAGCAAGTGCTCGTCGGCCCCAATTTCCAGTTTCACTATTCAGTCGATATTGGGCACGTCGTCGGAGAAGACACGGTCGGGGGCGAAGGAGAGTTCCAAGGGACTGCAGCTGGCGAGGAAGCGCTCGCTGTCGGTGTCTTCAGAAGACGAGTGCAGCGGTGGGGAGGACTCTGCAGACTGTTTCTGTTCGGATCGTGGTCACAGCGAGCCATGCAACCGACATCAACCACTAAATTTTTCATGTTTAG GTTCAACAACGGGACTTATTTCAGTCCGTGACGGGATTGCACGGCGACCGCACCTGACACAGCCTCTGCTGCAGGATTACAAAGAGGAACAAGAGAGACCATGCAATCCAATGTCACCTATTTccgaggagagacagacagacggtgcGGACAAGCAGAGCAACTCGTCCAAGAAGAAGACTCGTACAGTCTTCTCGCGGAGTCAGGTGTACCAGCTCGAATCCACGTTTGATATGAAGAGGTATTTGAGCAGCTCCGAGCGAGCCTGTTTAGCATCTAGTCTACAGCTAACAGAAACTCAGGTGAAGACGTGGTTTCAGAACCGCAGGAACAAATGGAAGCGACAACTGTCGGCGGAACTGGAGGCCGCGAACATGGCACACGCCTCCGCACAGACACTGGTCGGAATGCCGCTTGTTTTTAGAGATAGCTCCCTGCTCCGGGTACCAGTTCCAAGATCTATCGCTTTTCCAACGCCACTATACTACCCTGGCAGCAGCCTACCAGGGTTACCATTGTACAATCTGTATAACAAGATTGAATATTGA
- the LOC112253076 gene encoding homeobox protein HMX3: protein MPETAQETCTPVKDSPFFIKNLLNCDSKPSKPKPIFASAKAAFEGGFSLSQVGDFNFPRFELPTQRFALPAHYLERASAWWYPYTLSAASHLHRTEVAEKARARDSSPTSGTDRDSPDLVLKSDPDGKEDEDNKSGDEIVLDESDSEDTKKDSGVDDRKKNEDSDEKKACRKKKTRTVFSRSQVFQLESTFDMKRYLSSTERAGLAASLHLTETQVKIWFQNRRNKWKRQLAAELEAANLSHAAAQRIVRVPILYHENSASETGNATGNVPVSQSLLTFPHHLYYSHPIVTSVPLLRPV, encoded by the exons ATGCCCGAGACGGCGCAAGAGACGTGCACTCCGGTGAAAGACTCTCCCTTCTTCATTAAGAACTTGCTGAACTGTGATAGTAAACCATCCAAACCGAAGCCCATCTTCGCCTCGGCAAAGGCGGCGTTTGAAGGGGGCTTTTCCCTATCCCAGGTCGGGGACTTTAACTTTCCTCGCTTTGAGTTACCCACACAGAGGTTTGCCTTACCGGCGCACTATCTGGAGCGAGCCTCAGCATGGTGGTATCCCTACACGCTTAGCGCAGCCAGTCATCTACACAGAACGGAAG TTGCCGAGAAGGCAAGAGCAAGAGACTCTTCTCCAACCTCAGGCACGGACCGCGACTCGCCAGACCTGGTGCTCAAATCCGATCCAGACGGCAAAGAAGACGAGGACAACAAAAGTGGCGATGAAATAGTTCTAGACGAGAGTGATTCTGAGGACACAAAGAAAGACAGTGGGGTAGACGACAGGAAGAAAAACGAGGACAGTGACGAAAAGAAAGCATGTCGAAAAAAGAAAACACGCACCGTGTTCTCCCGGAGTCAGGTGTTTCAGCTTGAGTCCACCTTTGACATGAAACGCTACTTGAGCAGTACCGAGAGGGCCGGATTGGCTGCGTCATTGCACCTGACAGAGACACAGGTAAAGATTTGGTTCCAGAACAGAAGAAATAAATGGAAGAGGCAGCTTGCCGCTGAACTAGAGGCTGCCAATCTGAGCCACGCTGCTGCACAGAGGATAGTGCGAGTGCCCATCCTCTACCACGAGAACTCCGCCTCAGAGACTGGCAATGCAACCGGCAACGTTCCTGTGAGCCAGTCGCTCCTTACCTTCCCCCACCATCTCTATTACTCTCACCCAATCGTCACCTCTGTGCCACTACTCAGACCTGTTTGA